The following are from one region of the Egicoccus sp. AB-alg6-2 genome:
- the cysS gene encoding cysteine--tRNA ligase, which translates to MSLVLYDTLRRDKVAFEPREPGRVSLYVCGPTVQADAHVGHGRLAVVTDVLRRYLLHRGDEVTFVQNVTDIDDKIILRARREKVDPAVIATRYTRAWNRTMDTLGVMAPDVQPLATGHLLEMQALIQELIEQDKAYAVDGDVFFRVRAFEGYGKLSGRRIDDMQQGEDVVDADRKDDPLDFAMWKSAKPGEPSWPSPWGDGRPGWHIECSAMAVKHLGEGFDIHCGGLDLVFPHHENEIAQHEAAHGGVFARHWVHNGMVRMGDEKMSKSVGNVVSLTDAVAEWGVGPLRLWYLSASHRSPLTFDTERLRDAEAAHQRLTTFLRSARRMADGATADQSAGERHLEAFRDAMDDDLNAPQAVAALHELVSVGNERLPAAEKGDAAARADVAGLADALVSVGDGVFGLGLEAALADASALERQLQPLVGQLLEQRAQARADRDFAAADRIRDQLASAGVVVEDRPDGPRWYVA; encoded by the coding sequence ACGTCTGCGGCCCGACGGTGCAGGCGGACGCCCATGTCGGCCACGGTCGGCTCGCGGTGGTCACCGACGTGCTGCGGCGCTACCTGTTGCACCGCGGTGACGAGGTCACGTTCGTCCAGAACGTCACCGACATCGACGACAAGATCATCCTGCGCGCGCGACGCGAGAAGGTCGACCCCGCCGTCATCGCGACCCGTTACACGCGGGCCTGGAACCGCACGATGGACACGCTCGGGGTCATGGCGCCCGATGTCCAGCCCCTCGCGACCGGTCACCTGCTGGAGATGCAGGCCCTGATCCAGGAACTGATCGAGCAGGACAAGGCCTACGCCGTCGACGGTGACGTCTTCTTCCGCGTCCGCGCCTTCGAGGGCTACGGCAAGCTGTCCGGTCGGCGGATCGACGACATGCAGCAGGGCGAGGACGTCGTCGACGCCGACCGCAAAGACGACCCGCTCGACTTCGCCATGTGGAAGTCGGCCAAGCCAGGGGAGCCGTCGTGGCCCTCGCCGTGGGGTGACGGGCGGCCCGGCTGGCACATCGAGTGCTCCGCGATGGCGGTCAAGCACCTCGGCGAGGGTTTCGACATCCACTGCGGTGGCCTCGACCTCGTCTTTCCCCACCACGAGAACGAGATCGCCCAGCACGAGGCCGCACACGGCGGCGTGTTCGCCCGGCACTGGGTCCACAACGGCATGGTGCGGATGGGCGACGAGAAGATGTCGAAGTCCGTCGGCAACGTGGTCTCGCTCACCGACGCGGTCGCCGAGTGGGGCGTCGGGCCCCTGCGCCTGTGGTACTTGTCCGCCAGCCATCGCAGCCCGCTCACCTTCGACACCGAGCGGCTGCGTGACGCCGAGGCCGCCCACCAGCGGTTGACGACGTTCCTGCGCTCGGCCCGCCGCATGGCCGACGGCGCGACGGCAGACCAGAGCGCCGGCGAGCGGCACCTCGAGGCGTTCCGCGACGCCATGGACGACGACCTCAACGCCCCACAGGCCGTCGCCGCCCTGCACGAGCTGGTGTCGGTGGGCAACGAGCGCCTGCCGGCGGCCGAGAAGGGTGATGCGGCGGCCCGGGCGGACGTCGCCGGACTCGCCGACGCGCTGGTGTCGGTCGGCGACGGCGTGTTCGGCCTCGGCCTCGAGGCGGCCCTCGCGGACGCGTCCGCCCTCGAACGCCAACTGCAGCCGCTGGTCGGGCAGCTGCTCGAGCAACGGGCCCAGGCGCGCGCCGACCGGGATTTCGCCGCCGCCGACCGCATCCGCGATCAGCTCGCTTCCGCGGGGGTCGTCGTCGAGGATCGCCCCGACGGGCCGCGCTGGTACGTGGCGTGA
- the rlmB gene encoding 23S rRNA (guanosine(2251)-2'-O)-methyltransferase RlmB, protein MSRGGRGGAARRTGQDRGRRHARANVGDGGDGRVVVGLHPVRELLRAGRPVRRLLVADTRDASAVLAEILGLARDAGIVVEEVDRARIDDRAEGQVHQGVLAIAPPFPYAMLPDVVARPRTEPLLLVALDSVTDPHNLGSIARTADAVGAHGLLLPSRRAASVTPTAEKAAAGALAHLPVVQVANLVRTLKEMQGGGTWVVGLDGDAPDPIGDCRLLADALVLVVGAEGRGLSRLTAETCDQLVRLPMRGAVGSLNASVAAAVALYEVLRHRG, encoded by the coding sequence GTGAGTCGCGGCGGCCGCGGCGGTGCCGCCCGCCGGACCGGTCAGGACCGCGGCCGTCGCCATGCCCGCGCGAACGTCGGCGACGGTGGGGACGGTCGCGTCGTCGTCGGCCTGCATCCGGTCCGCGAACTGCTGCGTGCGGGTCGTCCGGTGCGGCGCCTGCTCGTTGCCGACACCCGGGACGCCTCGGCGGTGCTCGCCGAGATCCTCGGCCTGGCCCGCGACGCCGGGATCGTCGTCGAGGAGGTCGACCGCGCACGGATCGACGACCGCGCCGAGGGCCAGGTCCACCAGGGCGTGCTGGCGATCGCGCCGCCGTTCCCGTACGCCATGCTCCCCGACGTCGTCGCTCGCCCGCGGACCGAGCCGTTGCTGCTCGTGGCGCTCGACTCGGTGACCGACCCACACAACCTCGGCTCCATCGCACGCACGGCCGACGCCGTCGGCGCCCACGGGTTGCTCCTGCCGTCGCGTCGGGCGGCCTCCGTGACACCGACGGCCGAGAAGGCGGCTGCGGGCGCGCTCGCGCACCTTCCGGTGGTACAGGTCGCCAACCTGGTGCGGACGCTGAAGGAGATGCAGGGCGGCGGCACGTGGGTGGTCGGCCTCGACGGCGACGCCCCCGACCCGATCGGCGACTGCCGGCTCCTGGCCGACGCCCTGGTGCTGGTCGTCGGTGCCGAAGGTCGCGGCCTGTCGCGGCTGACCGCCGAGACGTGTGACCAGCTGGTGCGGCTGCCGATGCGCGGCGCCGTGGGCTCCCTCAACGCCTCCGTCGCCGCAGCCGTCGCCCTGTACGAGGTGCTGCGCCACCGCGGCTGA
- the sigH gene encoding RNA polymerase sporulation sigma factor SigH: MTQRTGLTSGQRRTSAPLRRRHHASRHTGLSDESLVDRARGGDERATTELLARYRGFARARARNYYLVGGDREDLAQEAMIGLFKAVRDFAPSGGCSFRSFAELCITRQVLSAVRSATRQKHAPLNGSVSLDGPPGDGDRVAGSLAETLTAGDHEDPLALLVGADEVHRLRTGLARVLSGFEAEVLELYLDGRSYDEIASRLGRHTKAVDNALQRIKRKLEDRVAA, translated from the coding sequence ATGACCCAGCGAACCGGGCTGACGAGCGGGCAGCGACGCACCAGCGCGCCACTGCGACGCCGACACCACGCGTCACGGCACACCGGGCTCTCCGACGAGTCGTTGGTCGACCGGGCCCGAGGCGGGGACGAGCGGGCGACGACCGAACTGCTGGCGCGCTACCGCGGCTTCGCGCGTGCGCGTGCACGCAACTACTACCTCGTCGGGGGCGACCGCGAGGACCTCGCCCAGGAAGCGATGATCGGGCTGTTCAAGGCCGTCCGCGACTTCGCCCCGAGCGGCGGCTGCTCGTTCCGCTCGTTCGCCGAGCTGTGCATCACCCGCCAGGTGCTGAGCGCCGTACGCAGCGCGACCCGCCAGAAGCATGCGCCGCTCAACGGCTCCGTCAGCCTCGACGGGCCACCCGGCGACGGCGACCGCGTGGCCGGCAGCCTGGCCGAGACGTTGACCGCGGGCGACCACGAGGACCCGCTCGCGTTGCTCGTCGGCGCGGACGAGGTCCATCGGCTACGGACGGGGCTCGCGCGCGTCCTGTCCGGATTCGAGGCCGAGGTGCTCGAGCTCTACCTCGACGGACGCAGCTACGACGAGATCGCCAGCCGTCTCGGCCGACACACCAAAGCGGTCGACAACGCGCTGCAGCGCATCAAGCGCAAGCTCGAGGACCGTGTCGCCGCGTAG
- a CDS encoding prolyl oligopeptidase family serine peptidase, with protein sequence MRANDLEHLVLPADPQLHPDGVRVAFVLAEHDLDNDRNLRSIHLFDGVRTRRFTHGMSDRSPKWSPDGRWLAFLRTAEGDDQRPQLVIMPADGGEAQRRTDLPLGVSGFAWSPDSEQLVLVAARYADEVADLDDDERRRRPKRVTRLPYRTDAGGWVHDRTDHLYLVGLDGSDEPQRLTTPDRDHGDPSWRPDGKAIAFIARPEAGDDLAPDTQVFELDVDSHEVRPLLAPGSWAWVSYAPDGRLFVVGQRDPFDWPGNHGVFWCRPSETGDQPFEPVELLAHLDRDVLPGAPANATTGPQFVDGGFLIALEDAGTTKVVRVDLDAWDPEGDTPPQVTEVVTGPRCITGYGARGDGSAMAFTMTDPSTPGELIWLQDGRERNVTDLAKNFRAKVDVRPTQRFAFERDGASIDAWAVLPDGFDTAAEASVPLLINIHGGPTSQYGDYFFDEFQVEAGAGYLAVGCNPRGSSGRGAEWARAVVGVWHDHGSVDTLDLEALVDATLERFPQADPERIGIMGGSYGGYATARLIARSDRYRSAIVERGLLVWESFSGTSDIGPYFDRMFLSASLPDGVETHRTASPVWTASTVTAPTLVLHSEADYRCPIEQGEQYFLALKRAGVTTEMVRFPDETHELSRSGSPKHRVERFEVVLDWHARHLLGKDGNEADDAASATAVSPEVG encoded by the coding sequence GTGCGCGCGAACGACCTCGAACACCTCGTGCTTCCCGCCGACCCGCAACTGCACCCCGACGGGGTCCGGGTCGCCTTCGTGCTCGCTGAGCACGACCTCGACAACGACCGCAACCTGCGGTCGATCCACCTGTTCGACGGCGTGCGTACGCGCCGCTTCACCCATGGCATGTCGGACCGCTCCCCGAAGTGGTCGCCCGACGGCCGGTGGCTCGCCTTCCTGCGCACCGCCGAGGGCGACGACCAACGCCCGCAGCTGGTGATCATGCCGGCCGACGGCGGCGAGGCGCAGCGACGCACCGACCTGCCGCTCGGCGTGTCCGGCTTCGCGTGGTCGCCCGACTCGGAACAGCTGGTGCTGGTGGCCGCCCGCTATGCCGACGAGGTGGCGGACCTCGACGACGACGAACGGCGCCGCCGACCAAAGCGCGTGACCAGGCTGCCCTACCGCACCGACGCGGGGGGCTGGGTGCACGACCGCACCGACCACCTCTACCTCGTCGGCCTCGACGGCAGCGACGAACCGCAACGGCTGACCACCCCTGACCGCGACCACGGCGACCCGAGCTGGCGGCCGGACGGCAAGGCGATCGCCTTCATCGCGCGGCCCGAGGCCGGTGACGACCTCGCGCCGGACACCCAGGTGTTCGAACTCGACGTCGACTCGCACGAGGTACGGCCGCTGCTCGCCCCCGGGTCGTGGGCGTGGGTCAGCTATGCCCCGGACGGCCGGCTCTTCGTCGTGGGGCAACGCGACCCCTTCGACTGGCCCGGCAACCACGGCGTGTTCTGGTGCCGCCCCTCCGAGACCGGGGACCAGCCGTTCGAACCGGTGGAACTGCTGGCGCACCTCGACCGTGACGTGCTCCCCGGCGCGCCGGCCAACGCCACGACGGGCCCGCAGTTCGTCGACGGCGGCTTCCTGATCGCCCTCGAGGACGCGGGTACCACCAAGGTGGTCCGGGTGGACCTCGACGCATGGGATCCGGAGGGCGACACGCCACCGCAGGTCACCGAGGTCGTGACCGGGCCTCGCTGCATCACCGGATACGGCGCGCGCGGCGACGGCTCGGCGATGGCGTTCACCATGACCGACCCCTCGACGCCGGGTGAACTCATCTGGTTGCAGGACGGTCGCGAACGCAACGTCACGGACCTGGCGAAGAACTTCCGCGCGAAGGTCGACGTGCGGCCGACCCAGCGGTTCGCGTTCGAGCGCGACGGTGCGTCCATCGATGCCTGGGCGGTCCTGCCCGACGGCTTCGACACCGCCGCCGAAGCGAGCGTCCCGCTGCTGATCAACATCCACGGCGGCCCGACCTCGCAGTACGGCGACTACTTCTTCGACGAGTTCCAGGTCGAGGCCGGTGCCGGCTACCTGGCGGTGGGCTGCAACCCCCGTGGCTCGTCGGGGCGCGGCGCGGAATGGGCACGCGCGGTCGTCGGCGTGTGGCACGACCACGGGTCGGTGGACACCCTCGACCTCGAAGCGCTCGTCGACGCCACGCTCGAACGCTTCCCCCAGGCCGATCCCGAACGCATCGGCATCATGGGCGGCTCCTACGGCGGCTACGCGACGGCGCGCCTGATCGCGCGGTCGGACCGCTACCGCTCCGCGATCGTCGAGCGGGGACTCCTCGTCTGGGAGTCGTTCTCCGGAACCTCCGACATCGGGCCCTACTTCGACCGGATGTTCCTGTCCGCCTCGCTGCCCGACGGCGTCGAGACCCACCGCACTGCGAGTCCGGTGTGGACCGCCTCGACGGTGACCGCGCCGACCCTGGTCCTGCACAGCGAGGCGGACTACCGCTGCCCGATCGAGCAGGGCGAGCAGTACTTCCTCGCCCTCAAGCGCGCCGGCGTGACCACCGAGATGGTCCGCTTCCCCGACGAGACCCACGAACTGTCCCGCAGCGGCAGTCCGAAGCACCGCGTCGAGCGGTTCGAGGTGGTCCTCGACTGGCATGCCCGGCACCTGCTCGGCAAGGACGGGAACGAGGCCGACGACGCGGCCTCCGCCACCGCCGTGAGCCCCGAGGTCGGCTGA
- a CDS encoding DUF3263 domain-containing protein, with product MSAEPHDVAAAGTGIDQRARQILDFEREWWRYAGAKEQAVRDQFDLSPTRYYQLLNEVIDDEAALAYDPMLVKRLRRLRSARQRQRAARRLDADAR from the coding sequence GTGAGCGCCGAACCGCACGATGTCGCGGCCGCAGGCACCGGTATCGACCAGCGTGCGCGCCAGATCCTCGACTTCGAGCGCGAGTGGTGGCGGTACGCCGGCGCCAAGGAGCAGGCGGTACGCGACCAGTTCGACCTGTCGCCGACGCGCTATTACCAGCTGCTCAACGAGGTGATCGACGACGAGGCCGCCCTGGCCTACGACCCGATGCTGGTCAAGCGCCTGCGTCGGCTGCGATCGGCCCGCCAGCGTCAGCGCGCCGCGAGGCGCCTGGACGCCGACGCCCGCTAG
- a CDS encoding LytR C-terminal domain-containing protein — METAPRDEAPESVGAALARRLGIALAVVVVTSGAFAFVGAMDRTPPEQVAAGGIDDPAADEDAAPDAEATREPTPPVDEASEEPEPEPEPEPEPEPEPEPEPEPEPEPEPEPEPEPEPEPEPEPEPAIAPGNISIQVLDGYKADGGAAARGVAQQLRGGGYRVVAENQALDYTVTTVLWTSGNEAAARQVAAAIGAGDVRPQPGNLSESVSVHVVVGADRG; from the coding sequence ATGGAGACCGCGCCGCGCGACGAGGCACCGGAGAGCGTCGGCGCCGCGCTGGCGCGACGGTTGGGCATCGCCCTGGCCGTGGTGGTGGTGACCTCTGGCGCGTTCGCCTTCGTCGGCGCGATGGACCGCACGCCGCCCGAACAGGTGGCGGCCGGCGGGATCGACGATCCTGCCGCGGACGAGGACGCCGCACCCGACGCCGAGGCGACCCGCGAGCCCACGCCGCCCGTCGACGAGGCCAGCGAGGAACCGGAGCCGGAGCCCGAACCCGAGCCGGAACCCGAACCCGAACCCGAACCCGAGCCCGAACCGGAGCCCGAGCCGGAACCCGAGCCCGAACCGGAGCCCGAGCCCGAACCCGAGCCCGAACCGGAGCCAGCGATCGCCCCCGGGAACATCTCGATCCAGGTCCTCGACGGCTACAAGGCCGACGGGGGCGCCGCGGCTCGTGGTGTCGCCCAGCAGTTGCGCGGCGGGGGCTACCGCGTCGTGGCCGAGAACCAGGCCCTCGACTACACCGTCACCACGGTGCTCTGGACCAGTGGCAACGAGGCGGCGGCGCGCCAGGTCGCGGCCGCGATCGGCGCGGGCGACGTCCGGCCACAGCCGGGCAACCTGTCGGAGTCGGTCAGCGTCCACGTGGTCGTCGGCGCCGACCGGGGTTGA
- a CDS encoding response regulator transcription factor, which produces MADNERRRVLVVDDEPDVLLLCRVNLEFEGYDVIEASDGEDALAKVRAHHPDVVLLDVMMPKLDGWQVLEAIKADEATRDIPVVILTAKVQDQDQIRGWSHGAADYITKPFSPLALSQVLQDVLATAPEEEERRRRMILEKLELLQNN; this is translated from the coding sequence ATGGCCGACAACGAACGGCGCCGCGTACTGGTCGTCGACGACGAACCCGACGTCCTGCTGCTGTGCCGCGTCAACCTCGAGTTCGAGGGCTACGACGTCATCGAGGCCAGCGACGGGGAGGACGCCCTGGCCAAGGTGCGGGCCCACCACCCCGACGTGGTGCTGCTCGACGTGATGATGCCCAAGCTCGACGGCTGGCAGGTGCTCGAGGCCATCAAGGCCGACGAGGCGACGCGCGACATCCCGGTCGTCATCCTGACCGCCAAGGTGCAGGACCAGGACCAGATCCGCGGTTGGTCGCACGGCGCGGCCGACTACATCACCAAGCCGTTCTCGCCGTTGGCCCTGTCGCAGGTGCTGCAGGACGTGCTCGCGACCGCCCCCGAGGAGGAGGAGCGGCGTCGACGCATGATCCTCGAGAAGCTCGAGTTGCTGCAGAACAACTGA
- a CDS encoding alanine/glycine:cation symporter family protein — translation MSEVLGTISDFVWGPWLLIPLLLLTGLYLTVLLRGVQFHKLTYALWLALIKRKEAGGEGDVTHYQALATALAATIGVGNIAGVATAIGIGGPGALFWMWMTGLVGMATKYAEAFLGVKYRRRDAAGEQSGGPMFYLRDGVGGTLGKVLGILFAVFAAVAAFGIGNGVQANTVADVMSDEFGVATWLTGLVLVLGAGAVLIGGIKAIGRFAAAFVPVMAIIYLVGATIVLAANAAEIPGALAMIFSDAFTGTAATGGFVGAGLLTVIRMGVARGIFSNESGLGTGAIAAAAAQTTNPVRQALVSMTQTFLDTLVVVTFTGLTLVVTGVWELGEEEGATLTSQAFSQGLPGEWGSIIVTLSVAFFAFSTLLGWAYYGERNMDFLFGRRAVVPYRVLFIAVIFVGATAELEVVWTFSDILNGLMALPNLVGLLLLSGLVARETRVYLGRRDWKDLDAPSDASPPSR, via the coding sequence ATGTCCGAGGTGCTGGGCACGATCAGCGATTTCGTCTGGGGCCCGTGGCTGCTCATCCCGCTGTTGCTGCTCACCGGCCTGTACCTGACCGTGCTGCTGCGTGGCGTGCAGTTCCACAAGCTCACCTACGCCCTGTGGCTGGCGTTGATCAAGCGCAAGGAGGCCGGCGGCGAGGGCGACGTCACCCACTACCAGGCGCTGGCGACGGCGCTGGCCGCCACCATCGGGGTCGGCAACATCGCCGGGGTCGCCACGGCGATCGGCATCGGCGGTCCGGGCGCCCTGTTCTGGATGTGGATGACGGGCCTGGTGGGCATGGCCACCAAGTACGCGGAGGCGTTCCTCGGGGTGAAGTACCGCCGTCGCGACGCCGCCGGCGAGCAGTCGGGCGGCCCGATGTTCTACCTGCGCGACGGGGTCGGAGGGACGCTCGGCAAGGTCCTCGGGATCCTGTTCGCCGTGTTCGCCGCGGTCGCCGCGTTCGGCATCGGCAACGGCGTCCAGGCCAACACCGTGGCCGACGTCATGAGTGACGAGTTCGGTGTCGCCACCTGGCTGACGGGCCTCGTGCTCGTGCTCGGCGCCGGTGCCGTCCTGATCGGCGGCATCAAGGCGATCGGGCGTTTCGCCGCCGCCTTCGTGCCGGTCATGGCGATCATCTACCTCGTCGGCGCCACGATCGTGCTGGCCGCCAACGCCGCCGAGATCCCCGGTGCGCTGGCCATGATCTTCTCCGACGCCTTCACGGGCACGGCGGCGACGGGCGGTTTCGTCGGGGCCGGGCTGCTGACGGTGATCCGGATGGGTGTCGCACGCGGCATCTTCTCCAACGAGTCCGGCCTCGGCACCGGCGCCATCGCCGCCGCGGCGGCACAGACCACGAATCCGGTGCGCCAGGCCCTGGTGTCGATGACGCAGACCTTCCTCGACACGCTGGTGGTCGTCACGTTCACCGGCCTGACCCTGGTCGTCACGGGGGTCTGGGAACTCGGCGAGGAGGAGGGTGCGACCCTCACCTCGCAGGCCTTCTCGCAAGGTCTGCCCGGCGAGTGGGGCAGCATCATCGTCACCCTCAGCGTCGCGTTCTTCGCCTTCTCCACCCTGCTGGGGTGGGCGTACTACGGCGAACGCAACATGGACTTCCTGTTCGGGCGCCGCGCCGTGGTGCCCTACCGGGTGCTGTTCATCGCCGTCATCTTCGTGGGCGCGACCGCCGAGTTGGAGGTCGTGTGGACCTTCTCCGACATCCTCAACGGACTGATGGCGTTGCCCAATCTGGTCGGCCTGCTGTTGCTCTCCGGACTCGTTGCCCGCGAGACGCGGGTGTATCTGGGGCGGCGCGACTGGAAGGACCTCGACGCGCCGAGCGACGCGTCACCGCCGAGCCGGTGA
- a CDS encoding MoaD/ThiS family protein, giving the protein MAIVRIPTPLRALTGGRPEVAVEGADLRAVLVRLGQDHPGLLERIVDDEGRLRPFVHVFVGAEDVRSREGLATEVGADDTVSIVPAVAGGVA; this is encoded by the coding sequence GTGGCGATCGTGCGCATCCCGACCCCGTTGCGGGCGCTCACCGGGGGTCGCCCCGAGGTGGCCGTCGAGGGCGCTGACCTCCGCGCGGTGCTCGTGCGCCTCGGGCAGGACCATCCCGGGTTGCTCGAGCGGATCGTCGACGACGAGGGACGGCTGCGCCCGTTCGTGCACGTGTTCGTCGGCGCCGAGGACGTGCGGTCGCGCGAGGGCCTGGCCACCGAGGTCGGCGCGGACGACACGGTGTCCATCGTGCCGGCCGTGGCCGGCGGAGTCGCTTGA
- a CDS encoding calcium/sodium antiporter, translating to MLMPVLGVLAGLALLTFAADQFVAGAARIATAMRLSAIVVGAVVIGFGTSAPEMVVSGLAAGQGSLDIGVGNIVGSNVANLTLVLGVAAMITPIAVGSSVLRREAPLSLALTVVFAVLVQGGLSRWNAALLGLLLLVALTLILRSSRGGTGNESLAGGVDEYVGAQRPSLPREWTRTVLGLVGTLIAAQILVTSASTIAAELGLAEGFVGLTVVAIGTSLPELATAVQAARKGQTDLIVGNLLGSNLFNSGAVAAVAGLAGPGPLSDPTIVGFATILMVGVSVLATAFMVTGKRVVRWEGAALLLGYLVCLPLLAG from the coding sequence ATGCTGATGCCCGTCCTGGGGGTCCTCGCCGGCCTCGCGCTCCTCACGTTCGCCGCCGACCAGTTCGTGGCCGGCGCCGCACGCATCGCCACAGCCATGCGGCTGTCGGCCATCGTGGTCGGCGCCGTGGTCATCGGGTTCGGCACCAGTGCGCCCGAGATGGTCGTCTCCGGCCTCGCGGCCGGACAGGGCTCGCTCGACATCGGCGTGGGCAACATCGTCGGCTCGAACGTGGCCAACCTGACCCTCGTACTGGGTGTGGCCGCGATGATCACGCCGATCGCGGTCGGTTCCAGCGTCCTGCGACGCGAGGCGCCCCTGTCGCTGGCCCTGACGGTCGTGTTCGCCGTGCTCGTCCAGGGCGGACTCAGCCGGTGGAATGCCGCGCTGCTCGGGCTGTTGCTGCTGGTGGCGCTGACCCTGATCTTGCGGTCCTCGCGCGGCGGCACCGGCAACGAGAGCCTCGCCGGAGGCGTCGACGAGTACGTCGGTGCGCAGCGGCCGTCCCTGCCCCGGGAGTGGACCCGCACGGTGCTGGGCCTGGTCGGGACCCTGATCGCGGCGCAGATCCTGGTCACCTCCGCCTCGACCATCGCGGCCGAGCTCGGGCTGGCCGAGGGGTTCGTCGGACTCACGGTCGTGGCGATCGGGACCTCGCTCCCCGAGTTGGCGACGGCCGTCCAGGCGGCGCGCAAGGGGCAGACCGACCTCATCGTCGGCAACCTGCTCGGCAGCAACCTCTTCAACTCCGGAGCGGTCGCGGCCGTGGCCGGTCTGGCCGGTCCCGGCCCGCTCAGCGACCCCACCATCGTCGGCTTCGCGACCATCCTCATGGTGGGGGTGAGCGTGCTCGCCACGGCGTTCATGGTGACCGGCAAACGCGTCGTGCGCTGGGAGGGGGCTGCGCTGCTGCTCGGCTACCTCGTGTGCCTCCCGCTGCTCGCGGGCTGA
- a CDS encoding FKBP-type peptidyl-prolyl cis-trans isomerase, whose translation MQQRPDPASELPELGTPPPDDLVTNDLVVGDGDEATVGSRVTVQYVGVAWSTGEEFDASWDRGQPFSFTLGAQDVIAGWDQGVEGMRVGGRRQLIIPPDLAYGDRGAGNGVIAPGETLVFVVDLLDVQA comes from the coding sequence ATGCAGCAGCGCCCCGACCCGGCCAGCGAGCTCCCCGAGTTGGGCACACCACCGCCCGACGACCTCGTCACCAACGACCTGGTCGTCGGCGACGGGGACGAGGCCACGGTCGGCTCACGCGTGACGGTGCAGTACGTGGGTGTCGCCTGGTCCACCGGCGAGGAGTTCGACGCGTCGTGGGATCGCGGCCAACCCTTCAGCTTCACCCTCGGGGCGCAGGACGTCATCGCGGGCTGGGACCAGGGCGTCGAGGGCATGCGTGTCGGTGGGCGGCGTCAGCTGATCATCCCGCCGGATCTCGCGTACGGCGACCGTGGTGCCGGCAACGGCGTCATCGCCCCCGGCGAGACGCTGGTGTTCGTGGTCGACCTGCTGGACGTCCAGGCCTGA
- a CDS encoding FABP family protein produces the protein MTASADLHPSLTPLAPLLGTWAGEGEGHYPTIAAFRYREQVSFTHVGKPFLVYAQRTAHPDSGAPMHAEVGYLRIVADVDPTSVAVEFVLAHPTGIVEVEEGRFADGVIELRTTTVGRTATAKQVRSLRRRFVLDADVLAYDVWMAHADTPETHHLQARLHRRAAADA, from the coding sequence ATGACCGCCTCCGCCGACCTGCACCCGTCGCTCACGCCGCTGGCGCCGCTGCTCGGGACCTGGGCCGGCGAAGGCGAGGGCCACTATCCCACCATCGCCGCGTTCCGCTACCGCGAGCAGGTCAGCTTCACCCACGTCGGCAAGCCGTTTCTCGTCTACGCCCAACGCACGGCGCACCCCGACAGCGGGGCCCCGATGCACGCCGAGGTCGGCTACCTCCGGATCGTCGCGGACGTCGATCCGACCTCGGTGGCGGTCGAGTTCGTGCTCGCCCACCCGACCGGCATCGTCGAGGTCGAGGAGGGCCGCTTCGCCGACGGCGTCATCGAGTTGCGCACGACCACGGTGGGGCGCACCGCGACCGCCAAGCAGGTGCGCTCCCTGCGGCGCCGGTTCGTCCTCGACGCCGACGTGCTGGCCTACGACGTCTGGATGGCACACGCGGACACGCCCGAGACCCACCACCTGCAGGCCCGCCTGCACCGCCGAGCGGCGGCGGACGCGTGA